In Desulfoferula mesophila, the genomic window GTTGGGGATCACGATCAAGGTGTCCACCACCTTTTTGAGCTCCTCCACACCCAGCTCCGCCTGCTTGAAGCGGCGCTTGCCCTCGAAATCGAAGGGCTTGGTGACCACGGCCACCGTGAGGGCGCCCACCTCTTTGGCCACCTCGGCGATTACCGGGGCCCCGCCGGTACCGGTGCCGCCGCCCAGGCCGGCGGTGACGAAGACCATGTCGCTGCCCGCGAGCAGCTCCTTGATCTTGTCCCGGTCCTCCAAGGCGGCCTGGCGGCCCACCTCGGGATCGGCCCCGGCGCCCAGGCCCCGGGTGAGGTTTTGCCCCAGCTGCATGTGCACCCTGGCTTTGCTGTTTTCCAGGGCCTGCAGGTCCGTGTTGGCGGCGATGAATTCCACCCCCTTGAGGCCCGCGGTGATCATGTTGTTCAGGGCGTTGTTTCCGCCGCCGCCGACTCCCACCACGCGCAACTTGGCGTTGGCGTCGAGGTTGTCTACCATCTGGATTTCCATGCTCATGTTAACCTCCCCCGTGAGGTTGCCTAGATTACTTCCTTGAACCACTTACGCATACGCTTGGTGATCCGGTTGAAGATCTTCTGGTCACGTATGCGGAACTTTTCCTCTTCTCGGTTGTGCGCTCCGTAGAGCAAGAGCCCCACCGCCGTGGCGTACATGGGGCTGTCGACCACGTCGCTCAAGCCGCCGGTGCCGTGGGGATATCCCAGGCGGGCGGGCATGTTGAATATCTGCTCGGCCATCTCCTCCATGCCCTCGATGAGCGAGGAGCCGCCGGTTACCACCACTCCGCCGGCCAGGGCCTGGCCGGGGTAGTTTTCCGCTATCTCCTGATGAGCCAAAACCAGGATTTCCTCCACCCTGGCCTCCAGGATCTCGGCCACTATGGCCCGGCTCACCTTTTGCGGCGGGCGCCCGCCCACCCCTTCCACCAGGATGGCTTCGTCGCGCCCGGCCAGGGAGCTCAGGCAGCAGCCGTAGTTGCGCTTGAGCCTTTCCGCCGCGGCCACCGGGGTGCGTAGCCCCATGGCCAGATCGGTGGTCAGATTGTTGCCGCCCAGGGCCACCCCGCCGGTGTGCTTGATGGCCTGGCCGGAAAACAGGGCCAGGTCGGTGGTGCCGCCGCCGAAGTCCACCAGGATCACCCCCAGGTCGCGTTCCTCGGGGGTCAGCACCGCCTCGGCGCTGGCCAGCGACTGCAATACGATGTCGCCAACGTCCAGCCCGGCGGTGTTGCAGCACTTGATGAGGTTGTGCACGCTGGCCACCGCCCCGGTAACCAGGTGCACGTCGGCCTCCAGGCGCAGGCCGCTCATGCCCACCGGGTCGGTGATCCCGCCCCGCCCGTCCAGGATGTACTGCTGGGGCAGGATGTGGATAACCTCGCGGTCGGTGGGAATGGCCACGGCCCGGGCGTTGTCCACCACCCGTTCCTTGTCGCGGGCGGTCACCTCGCTGCCCTTGACCGCCACCACCCCGTGGGAGTTGAATCCCTTGACGTGGCCGCCGGCGATGCCGGTGTTCACCGAGGTTATCTCCACCCCGCTCATCAGCTCGGCCTCTTCCACCGCCTTCTTGATGCTGGCCACCGTGGTCTCGATGTTGACCACCACGCCCTTGCGCAGTCCCTCGGAGGGGTGGCTGCCCATGCCCAGGACCTCGATGCCCTCTTCGCTGAGCTCGCCCACCACCGCGCAGATCTTGGTGGTGCCTATATCCAGGCCCACGATTATTTCGCCGCCCTTTTTCATGCTTTCTCCCGGCCCAGGCGCACCACCACGCGCCGCGAAGATTCCAGATCGATGAGCCTGGCCCGCTCCAGTTCGCCCCGCTGGTCCAGATCGCCGCGCACCTGCTCCAGGCGGGCCAGGCGGCGGGCGTAATCCTTGAAGCCCAAGCGCACCACCGGGGTCAGATCGTTGAACAGCAGGCTGATGCCCCACACCCGATCCAGGTGCAGCTCGGCCAGGCGGCCGCCGGGGGCCAAGTCCGAGGCGGGCAAGAGGCCCAGCAGCCGCCGGGCCGCGGCCATGAGCTCCAGCACCTCGTCGTCGGGCTGGGCCAGGTCGGCCCGGCTGAGCCCGGTGATCACCGGCAAATCGGGCAGGGCCCGGCGCCGGTGCACCGCGATGGGCCGCAGATCCTGGTCCAGGTAAAACAAGTGGCCTTCCACCAGGGCCATATACGCGGGACGGCGCTCGCTTACCTGGATGATCACCGTGTCCGGCAAACGGCGCCGCACCTCGGCGGTCTGTACCCAGGGCAGGGCCCGCACCCGCTGGGCGATCTCGCCCACCGGCAGGGCCAGCAGGTTGCTGTCGCTGCCCACCTCGGCCGCGCTGAGGATATCCAGGCGGCTGAGGTGGCCGGTGCCCCACACCTCGGCCCGCTGCACGGCCAGGGCCCGGCTGGTGCTCAGCAGGCTCCAGGTGGCCAGCAAGGCCAGGCTCACCCCCAAAAACACCCCCGTGGCCAGCAGCCCCTGGCGCAACAAGCCCTTGGCCGCCACGGGCAGAGGCTTCACCTCCTTGACCGCCGGGGCGCGCCGGGCCACCCGCTGGGTGTCCAGGCAGGCCTTCATCGGCTTGGCGCAAAGGGCGCGGCCGACGCTGCGGCTATGGCTGCGGCGCTTAAACACCAACCACCTCCACCTCGGGCTCCAGGCGCACGCTGAAGGCGTCCATGACCTTGAGCACCACCGTGTTGATCAGGCTCAAGATGTCGGCCGCGCTGGCCCCGCCTCGGTTCTCGATGAAGTTGGCGTGCACCCGGCTGACCACCGCCCCGCCCACGGCCAGGCCCTTGAGCCCGGCGGCCTCGATGAGCCGCCCGGCGTGGTCGCCCTCCGGGTTCTTGAAAACGCTGCCCGCGGTGCGCGCCGCCAGGGGCTGGCGCAGGCGCCGCAGCTGCAACAGGGCCTTGCGGCGGCGCTCCACCTCGGCGGGCATGGTGGGGCTGAGCTTCAGCCTAGCCCCCAGGACCAGGGCTCCGGCGGGCAAGACCCGGCGGCGGTAGCCCGAGGGCAGATCCTTGCCCGCGGCCTCGATCATCTCGCCGCCGGGCAACAGCAGGCTCACCCCCGAGGTAAGCTCGGCCATGTCCCCGCCGTGGGCTCCGGCGTTGGTGGCCACCGCCCCGCCCAGGCTGGCGGGGATGCCCGCGGCCCACTCCAGGCCGGCCAGGCCTTGGCGGGCGACCAGGCGCACCGCGCCGGGCAGGGGCGCGCCGCCCCCGGCCAAAAGGGTGTCGCCCTCCAGGGCCAGCTTGCCCAGCTCGCCGCCCAGACGGATCATCACGCCGGAAAAGCCCGCGTCGCCCACCAGCAGGTTGGAGCCCCGGCCCAGGGGCTTGTAAGCCAACCCGGCCTCGCCGCAGGCGGCGAGCAGCCAGGCGGCCTCGGCCGCGCTGTTCACCCGCGCCAGACACCAGGCCGGCCCGCCCACACCCCAGGTGGTGTGGCGGCTCATGGGCTCGTCAAAGCGGGCCCGGGCGCCCAGCCGGGCCTGGATCAGCTTTTTCAGCTCAACCGACATGGCTTTGCACCAGTTCCTCGCCCAGGCGCCACACGTCGCCCGCGCCCAGGGTGATAAGCACGTCGCCCGCGCCCAGCATCTTTTCCAGGCGAGTCGCCGCTTCTTGCCGCCCGCCCACGTATTCCACCGAGCGGTGGCCGTGGGAGCGGATGGCCGCGGCCAGGCCCTCGGCGCTCACCGAGGGGTCTTCGGGCTCCCCGGCCGCGTAGACGTCCAGGACCAAAAGCTCGTCCGCCCCGTAGAAGGCGGTGGCGAAATCCTCGAACAGGTCGCGCAGGCGGCTGTAGCGGTGGGGCTGATGGGCCACCACCAGGCGGCGGTCCGGCCAGCATTCGCGAGCGGCGGCCAGGGTGGCCTTGATCTCGGTGGGGTGGTGACCATAGTCGTCCACCACCAGGCAGCCGCCGGGGCCGGTGCCCTTGGCCTCGAAGCGCCGCCCCACTCCCTGGAACTCGGCCAGGGCCTTTTTGGCCGCCTCCAGCTCCACCCCCAGCTCCAGGGCCACGGCCAGGGCGGCCAAGGCGTTCTGCACGTTGTGGCGGCCCGGCAGGGGCAGTTCCACCGCCCCGGCGGATTCCCCGCGCACGTAAAGGGTGAATTGGGTGCCCATCCCGTGAGGCCGCGGGTCGCGGGCCTGCACGTCGGCCTGGGAGGAGAGCCCGTAGGTGACGGTGCGTTTGTTCACCCGGGGGATCAGCCCGGTGAGGCGCTCGTCGTCCAGGCACAGCACCGCCGCGCCGTAGAAAGGCACCTTGTTCATGAATTCCACGAAGGCGTCGTCCAGGGCCTGGTCCGAGCCGTAGTGTTCCATGTGCTCGCGGTCCACGTTGGTGACCACCACCACCACCGGGGTCAGGCGGGTGAAGGAGCCGTCGCTCTCGTCGGCCTCGGCCACCAAAAACTCGCCGGAGCCCAGACGGGCGTTGCTGCCCAGGGCCCCCACCTTGCCCCCCACCACCACGGTGGGGTCCAGGCCACCGGCGGCCAACAGGGTGGCCACCAGGGAGGTGCAGGTGGTCTTGCCATGGGCCCCGGCCACGGCCACCCCGTACTTGAGGCGCATCAGTTCCGAGAGCATCTCGGCCCGGGGGATCACCGGGATGAGGCGCTCGCGGGCCCCCTGCACCTCGGGGTTGTCTTCGTGCACCGCCGAGGAGACCACCACCACGTCGGCCCCTTCCACGCAGTCGCGGTGGTGGCCGATCTCCACCCGCGCCCCCAGCTTGGCCAGGCGGCGGGTGGTGTCGCTTTCCTTGAGGTCGCTGCCGCTCACCTGGTGGCCCAGGTTGATCAGCACCTCGGCGATGCCGCTCATGCCGATGCCCCCGATGCCCACGAAGTGGATGCGCTGGTGCCTCTGATACATCAGGCCGCCTCCTTCATGAGTTGAAGGCAGCGCCCGGCGATGTTCCCGGCCGCCTGGGGCCGGGCCAGTTCCAGGGCCCGGCTCTCCAGGGCCTCGCGCTGGTCGGCGCGATCCATCATTTCGGCGATGGCGCTCGCCGCCGCCTGGGGGGTTAGCTCGGCGTCAAGAATCATTCGGGCCGCTCCGCCCTCCACCAGGGCCTGGGCGTTGAGGCGCTGGTGATCGCCCGCCGCAAAGGGATAGGGCACGCAGATCATGGCCCGGCCGGTGGCCAGGCCCTCGGTCACCGTGCCCGCTCCGGCGCGGCACAGCACCAGGTGGGCGCGGCCGTAGCAGGCCCCCACCTGCTCGAAGAAGGGGGCCACCTCGGCGGCGAAGCCCGCCGCGGCGTAGGCCTCGCCCACCCACGAGGCGTCGGCCTCGCCGGTCTGGTGGATGAACAACAGGCGCTCCTTGCGCTCGGTCAACAGCTCCAGCGCCCCGGTCACCGCCTGGTTCAGGCTTCTGGCCCCCTGACTGCCCCCCAGCACCAGCACGGTGAAGCGCCGCGCCGGGTCCTCGCGCTCCACCCCGGCCGCCTGCTGCAACAGCTCCTGGCGTACCGGGTTGCCCAACAGCTCGCTCTTGCCTCGGGGGAAATACTTTTGGGCGGCGGCAAAGGCCACGAAAACCTTGGCGGCCAGCTTGCCCAGCACCCGGTTGGTCAGCCCCGGCAGGGCGTTCTGTTCCTGCACCGCCAGGGGCACCCCGCACAGGCGAGCGGCCAGGCCCAGGGGCAGGGCCGCATAGCCCCCCACCGCCAGCACCAGGCCGGGACGGCGGCGGCGGATGAGGCCCACGGCCCGCAGCACCGCGCCGGGCACCACGGCCAGGGCGCTCAGGCGCGAGAGCAGGCCCTTGCCCCGGAAGGCCTTGGCGGGCAGCACCTCCTGGGCATAGCCCGCCTGGGAAAGCACGCGGCTCTCCAAGGGACGCCCGGCGTTGACAAAGGCCAGGGCCAGGCCCGGACGGGCCGCCAGCAGTTGACCGGCCACGGCCATGCCCGGGAACAGGTGGCCGCCGGTGCCGCCGCCGGCTATGAGCACCGTGGGACTCAAGCTTTCCTCCCGCTGCCCGCGGCCACGCTGAGCAAGATGCCCACGCAAGCGAAGTTGACCATCAGGGAGCTGCCGCCGTAGCTGATAAAGGGCATGGTCAGGCCCTTGGTGGGCAACAGGCCCATAACCACCCCGGCGTTGATAAAGGCCTGCAAGCCGATGATCAGGGTGGACCCCATGGCCAGGTAGGTGCCGAACAGCTCCCGGGCCTCCAGGGCGATCTTCACCCCCCGGATGACCAGCAGCAAGAACAGGCCCAGCACCAACAGCACGCCCCAGAGACCCAGCTCCTCGCCCAGCACGCTGAAGATGAAGTCGGTGTGGGGCTCGGGCAGGTAAAAGAGCTTTTGCTTGCCCGCGCCGAGCCCGACTCCCCACAGGCCGCCGGAACCCAGGGCGTAAAAGCTGTGGATGATCTGGAAACCGGCCCCCCCGGCGTCGTGCCAGGGGTCCAGGAAGGCCAGGATGCGCTTGAGGCGCCAGGGGTAGTGCACCACCATCACCCACACCAGGGGCGAGGCCAGGGCCAACAGGCCCAGCAGGTAGCTGAAGCGCGCCCCGGCCACGAAAAGCATCAGGCAGGCCAGGCAGAACAGGATCACGCTCATGCCCAGGTCCGGCTCGGCAGCCACGGGCAGGATAAGCAGGAAGGTCACGCCCAGGTGGGGCAGCAGGCCCCGGCTGAAGGTCTTGATCTGCTCCTGATGGCGCGACAGGGAATGGGCCAGGTAGAGCACCAGGGCCAGCTTGGCCATTTCCGCCGGTTGCAGGGAGAAGGGCCCTAGGCGCAGCCAGCGCACCGCGCCGCCCGCCTCGTGGCCCACGCCGGGGATGAGCACCAGGAGCAGGGCGGCCAGAACCCCCAAGAGCACCGGGTAGGTGAAGCGGGCCAGACGGCGATAGTCCATCAGCGCGACGACTCCCATGACCACGATGCCCGCGGTAACGTGCAGCAGCTGGGCCTTGAAGAAATAGGCCCCGTCGCTGTAGCGCTGGGCGGCCAGGGCACTGCCCGCCGAATAGACCATCACCAGGCCCACTCCGGCCAGGGCCAGGGAGGCCAACAGCAGCCAGGGGTCTCCCACCCGGGAGACGGCCTGCCCGGTGGAGGCGGATTTGGGGGCTTCCAGCACTGCTTCAGCCATGGATCACCTCCCGCACCAATTCTTGAAAGTGCTCGCCCCGCTGGGCGTAGCCGGTGTAGGCGTCGAAGCTAGCGCAGCCGGGGCTAAGGAGCACCGCGTGGCCCGGCTTGGCCACCTGGGCCGCTGCCCGCACCGCCGCGGCCAGGTTGGCCACCGTGAGGTTGGGCGCGAACCCTTCTATCTGGGCCTGGATCTTGGGCCCGGCCTCGCCGAAACAGATCACCTGCGCGGCCCGCTGTCTGAGCAGCGGCCCCAGGTCGGCGAAGCGCCCGTCCTTGTCGCGCCCGCCCAGCAATAGCACCACCGGCCCCTCGAGCGCCTCCAGGGCGGCGGCCACCGCCCCCACGTTGGTGCCCTTGCTGTCGTCGTAATAGCGCACCCCGTCCTTTTCCCCCACCAGGGCCAGGCGGTGGCCCAACACCTGATAGGCGGCCAGGGCTCTTTCCATGGCCTCGGCCCCGGCCCCGCAGGCCAGGGCGGCCAGGCAGGCGGCCAGGCAGTTGAGGCGGTTGAAGCCGATGGCCAGATGTCCGTCGGGCAGCTTTACCCGCAGGGGGCCTTGGCCCACGTCCAGCACCAACTCCTCGCCCTCCAGCCAGCCGCCGGGCCGCTGGGGTCCGGCCGCGCCGTAGCCCCACGCCAGGGCCGGGGCGGCCGCGCGGCGCGACCACACCTGGGGATCGTCGGCGCACAGCACGGCCACGTCGCCGTCGGCCTGGTTACTGAACAGGCGCATCTTGCTGTCGGCGTAGGCCGCGAAATTCGGGTAGCGGTCCTGGTGGTCCGGAGTGATGTTGAGCACCACCCCCACCCTGGGCCGCAGCAGCTCCATGGTGTCGGTCTGGAAGGAGCTGACCTCGGCGACCAGCCAGTCGGCCGCCGCGCTCTCGGCGGCCATGTCGCACACCGGGCGGCCCAGGTTGCCTCCCACCAGGGTCTGGAACCCGGCCTGGGCCAGGATGTCGCCCACCAGGGTGGTCACGGTGCTCTTGCCGTTGGTGCCGGTGATCATCACCGTGGGGCACCCGGTGAAGCGCCAGCCCAGCTCCAGCTCACCGATGACCTGGGCTCCGGCGGCGCGGGCCCGCTCTATCTCGGGCAGGCGGTGGTCCACTCCGGGGCTGAGCACGATGAGCTCGGCCCAGGCGAAGTCCTCGGCCCGGTGGCCGCCCAGGCTGAGCGCCACTCCGGCTCCGGCCAGCTCGGCGGCCGCCGGGGGGGCGGGGTTTTGGTCGGTGGCGCGCACCAGGGCGCCCTGGGCCAGGCACAAGAGGGCCGCCGCCCGGCCGCTCACGCCCAGGCCCACCACCAGGACCTTTTTGCCCCTTAGCTCCACCGCTACCTCAGCTTCAGGGTGCTCATGGCCACCAGGGCCAGCACCACGGATATGATCCAGAAACGCACGATCACCTTGGGCTCGGCCCAGCCCTTGAGCTCGAAGTGATGGTGCAGGGGGGCCATGCGGAAGATGCGCTTGCCCCCGGTCATCTTGAAAAAGCCCACCTGCAAAATGACGCTCAGGGCCTCCACCACGAACAACCCGCCCACCAGGGCCAGGAGGATTTCGTGCTTGGTGCACACGGCGGTGATGCCCAAGGCCCCGCCCAAAGACAACGAGCCGGTGTCGCCCATGAAGATCTGGGCGGGATAGGCGTTGTACCAGAGGAAGCCCATCACCGCGCCCACCACCGCGCCGCAGAACACGGCCAGTTCGCCCGCTCCCGGTACGTGCAGGA contains:
- the ftsA gene encoding cell division protein FtsA produces the protein MKKGGEIIVGLDIGTTKICAVVGELSEEGIEVLGMGSHPSEGLRKGVVVNIETTVASIKKAVEEAELMSGVEITSVNTGIAGGHVKGFNSHGVVAVKGSEVTARDKERVVDNARAVAIPTDREVIHILPQQYILDGRGGITDPVGMSGLRLEADVHLVTGAVASVHNLIKCCNTAGLDVGDIVLQSLASAEAVLTPEERDLGVILVDFGGGTTDLALFSGQAIKHTGGVALGGNNLTTDLAMGLRTPVAAAERLKRNYGCCLSSLAGRDEAILVEGVGGRPPQKVSRAIVAEILEARVEEILVLAHQEIAENYPGQALAGGVVVTGGSSLIEGMEEMAEQIFNMPARLGYPHGTGGLSDVVDSPMYATAVGLLLYGAHNREEEKFRIRDQKIFNRITKRMRKWFKEVI
- a CDS encoding cell division protein FtsQ/DivIB, coding for MFKRRSHSRSVGRALCAKPMKACLDTQRVARRAPAVKEVKPLPVAAKGLLRQGLLATGVFLGVSLALLATWSLLSTSRALAVQRAEVWGTGHLSRLDILSAAEVGSDSNLLALPVGEIAQRVRALPWVQTAEVRRRLPDTVIIQVSERRPAYMALVEGHLFYLDQDLRPIAVHRRRALPDLPVITGLSRADLAQPDDEVLELMAAARRLLGLLPASDLAPGGRLAELHLDRVWGISLLFNDLTPVVRLGFKDYARRLARLEQVRGDLDQRGELERARLIDLESSRRVVVRLGREKA
- the murB gene encoding UDP-N-acetylmuramate dehydrogenase — encoded protein: MSVELKKLIQARLGARARFDEPMSRHTTWGVGGPAWCLARVNSAAEAAWLLAACGEAGLAYKPLGRGSNLLVGDAGFSGVMIRLGGELGKLALEGDTLLAGGGAPLPGAVRLVARQGLAGLEWAAGIPASLGGAVATNAGAHGGDMAELTSGVSLLLPGGEMIEAAGKDLPSGYRRRVLPAGALVLGARLKLSPTMPAEVERRRKALLQLRRLRQPLAARTAGSVFKNPEGDHAGRLIEAAGLKGLAVGGAVVSRVHANFIENRGGASAADILSLINTVVLKVMDAFSVRLEPEVEVVGV
- the murC gene encoding UDP-N-acetylmuramate--L-alanine ligase; protein product: MYQRHQRIHFVGIGGIGMSGIAEVLINLGHQVSGSDLKESDTTRRLAKLGARVEIGHHRDCVEGADVVVVSSAVHEDNPEVQGARERLIPVIPRAEMLSELMRLKYGVAVAGAHGKTTCTSLVATLLAAGGLDPTVVVGGKVGALGSNARLGSGEFLVAEADESDGSFTRLTPVVVVVTNVDREHMEHYGSDQALDDAFVEFMNKVPFYGAAVLCLDDERLTGLIPRVNKRTVTYGLSSQADVQARDPRPHGMGTQFTLYVRGESAGAVELPLPGRHNVQNALAALAVALELGVELEAAKKALAEFQGVGRRFEAKGTGPGGCLVVDDYGHHPTEIKATLAAARECWPDRRLVVAHQPHRYSRLRDLFEDFATAFYGADELLVLDVYAAGEPEDPSVSAEGLAAAIRSHGHRSVEYVGGRQEAATRLEKMLGAGDVLITLGAGDVWRLGEELVQSHVG
- the murG gene encoding undecaprenyldiphospho-muramoylpentapeptide beta-N-acetylglucosaminyltransferase, translated to MSPTVLIAGGGTGGHLFPGMAVAGQLLAARPGLALAFVNAGRPLESRVLSQAGYAQEVLPAKAFRGKGLLSRLSALAVVPGAVLRAVGLIRRRRPGLVLAVGGYAALPLGLAARLCGVPLAVQEQNALPGLTNRVLGKLAAKVFVAFAAAQKYFPRGKSELLGNPVRQELLQQAAGVEREDPARRFTVLVLGGSQGARSLNQAVTGALELLTERKERLLFIHQTGEADASWVGEAYAAAGFAAEVAPFFEQVGACYGRAHLVLCRAGAGTVTEGLATGRAMICVPYPFAAGDHQRLNAQALVEGGAARMILDAELTPQAAASAIAEMMDRADQREALESRALELARPQAAGNIAGRCLQLMKEAA
- the ftsW gene encoding putative lipid II flippase FtsW, which gives rise to MAEAVLEAPKSASTGQAVSRVGDPWLLLASLALAGVGLVMVYSAGSALAAQRYSDGAYFFKAQLLHVTAGIVVMGVVALMDYRRLARFTYPVLLGVLAALLLVLIPGVGHEAGGAVRWLRLGPFSLQPAEMAKLALVLYLAHSLSRHQEQIKTFSRGLLPHLGVTFLLILPVAAEPDLGMSVILFCLACLMLFVAGARFSYLLGLLALASPLVWVMVVHYPWRLKRILAFLDPWHDAGGAGFQIIHSFYALGSGGLWGVGLGAGKQKLFYLPEPHTDFIFSVLGEELGLWGVLLVLGLFLLLVIRGVKIALEARELFGTYLAMGSTLIIGLQAFINAGVVMGLLPTKGLTMPFISYGGSSLMVNFACVGILLSVAAGSGRKA
- the murD gene encoding UDP-N-acetylmuramoyl-L-alanine--D-glutamate ligase, whose translation is MELRGKKVLVVGLGVSGRAAALLCLAQGALVRATDQNPAPPAAAELAGAGVALSLGGHRAEDFAWAELIVLSPGVDHRLPEIERARAAGAQVIGELELGWRFTGCPTVMITGTNGKSTVTTLVGDILAQAGFQTLVGGNLGRPVCDMAAESAAADWLVAEVSSFQTDTMELLRPRVGVVLNITPDHQDRYPNFAAYADSKMRLFSNQADGDVAVLCADDPQVWSRRAAAPALAWGYGAAGPQRPGGWLEGEELVLDVGQGPLRVKLPDGHLAIGFNRLNCLAACLAALACGAGAEAMERALAAYQVLGHRLALVGEKDGVRYYDDSKGTNVGAVAAALEALEGPVVLLLGGRDKDGRFADLGPLLRQRAAQVICFGEAGPKIQAQIEGFAPNLTVANLAAAVRAAAQVAKPGHAVLLSPGCASFDAYTGYAQRGEHFQELVREVIHG